A window of the Citrus sinensis cultivar Valencia sweet orange chromosome 9, DVS_A1.0, whole genome shotgun sequence genome harbors these coding sequences:
- the LOC127899814 gene encoding uncharacterized protein LOC127899814, with protein sequence MGWMGTRERIGEFRKDPTHFVPIPPPNLRDEDINEPVQLKQEPQTSTSISVLPTRPSRNCRPGRYQLSPYDQVSRGANPKYKAGLFQVNDPVTVEELKLLQYAFNKEADRSYGEILNRHSLLTLLPGAYLCGEVISIKAHHLTLIQQVVEKDVPMNWYLPTRYAVSLTGTCCIVFWFLY encoded by the exons ATGGGCTGGATGGGGACAAGAGAAAGAATCGGTGAATTTCGCAAAGATCCTACCCACTTTGTCCCTATTCCACCACCTAATCTCCGAGATGAG gaTATAAACGAACCAGTTCAACTTAAGCAAGAACCTCAAACATCTACTAGTATCAGTGTCCTGCCAACGCGACCAAGTAGGAATTGTAGGCCAGGCCGATATCAACTTTCACCGTACGATCAAGTGTCCAGGGGAGCAAATCCCAAGTATAAAGCTGGTCTGTTTCAAGTCAATGATCCAGTTACGGTGGAAGAATTGAAGCTTCTTCAATATGCTTTTAACAAAGAGGCTGACAGAAG TTACGGCGAAATTCTTAATCGACATTCTTTATTGACTCTTTTGCCGGGGGCTTATCTATGTGGCGAG GTGATTTCTATAAAAGCGCATCACCTCACCCTCATTCAGCAGGTGGTGGAGAAAGATGTGCCAATGAATTGGTATTTACCAACAAGATATGCTGTGAGTCTCACCGGTACTTGTTGTATTGTGTTTTGGTTTCTTTATTGA
- the LOC107178547 gene encoding receptor kinase-like protein Xa21 → MPREIGNLPYLARLAFATNNLVGVAPVTIFNMSALKEISLLNNSLSGSLPSRIDLSLPNVETLNLGINSFSGTIPSSITNASKLSDLELGVNLFSGFIPNTFVNMADNYLTSSTPELSFLSSLENCKKLKVLILTGNPLDGILPKSIGNLSLSLETILMANCSISGNIPQVVGNLGNLLVLELGGNNLTGPIPITFSQLQTLQALGLTRNKLAGPITDELCHLARLHSLVLQGNKFSGSIPSCLGDIPITIGGLKNLQQMFLEYNRLEGSIPESFGDLSSLEVLDLSKNKISGAIPASLQKLLYLKHLNLSFNKLEGEIPRGGPFANLTAKSFMGNELL, encoded by the exons ATGCCGCGAGAAATTggtaatcttccatatctagcACGTTTGGCATTTGCTACTAACAACCTCGTTGGTGTTGCGCCGGTTACAATCTTCAACATGTCAGCATTGAAAGAAATTTCTCTTCTAAATAACTCTCTGTCGGGAAGTCTTCCATCAAGAATAGACCTTTCACTTCCTAATGTTGAGACTCTTAACTTAGGGATTAATAGCTTTTCTGGAACCATCCCTAGTTCCATCACCAATGCTTCTAAGCTCTCAGATCTGGAGTTGggggtaaatttattttctgggTTTATTCCGAACACATTTGTCAATATGGCTGACAATTACTTGACATCTTCAACTCCAGAATTGAGCTTTCTTTCATCTTTGGAAAATtgcaagaaattaaaagtcTTGATCTTAACAGGCAATCCACTTGACGGCATCCTTCCAAAATCCATAGGTAATCTTTCGCTCTCTTTGGAAACAATTCTCATGGCCAATTGCAGTATTAGCGGCAACATTCCTCAAGTAGTTGGCAATTTAGGTAACTTGTTGGTCTTAGAATTAGGAGGCAATAATTTGACAGGACCAATTCCAATTACATTCAGCCAACTGCAAACACTCCAAGCTTTAGGTCTTACAAGGAATAAGCTGGCAGGACCAATCACAGACGAGCTTTGCCATCTAGCTAGGCTGCATAGCTTGGTCTTACAGGGTAATAAGTTTTCAGGATCTATCCCTTCATGTTTAG GTGATATCCCAATCACTATTGGTGGTTTAAAAAATCTACAACAGATGTTCTTAGAATATAATAGACTGGAAGGCTCAATCCCTGAATCATTTGGTGACCTGTCAAGTCTGGAGGTTTTGgatttgtcaaaaaataaaatttctggGGCTATTCCTGCATCCTTACAGAAACTCTTATATCTTAAACATTTAAATCTTTCCTTTAACAAACTAGAAGGAGAGATTCCAAGAGGAGGACCTTTTGCAAACCTCACGGCTAAGTCATTCATGGGAAATGAGTTATTGTGA
- the LOC107178546 gene encoding receptor kinase-like protein Xa21 — MLLLVIILPLSTALIVVVTLTLKWKLIECWKSRTGPSNDGINSPQAIRRFSYHELLRATDRFSENNLIGIGSFGSIYVARLQDGMEVAVKVFHQQYERALKSFEDECEVMKRIRHRNLVKIISSCSNDDFKALIMKYMPNGSLENCLYSGTCMLDIFQRLNIMIDVALALEYLHFGHSTPIIHCDLKPSNVLLDEDMVAHISDFGIAKLLSGEDQLSIQIQTLATIGYMAPEYGTKGRVCTRGDVYSYGIMLMEMFTKKKLTDEIFIGELSLNRWINDLLPVSVMEVIDTNLLRGEERFFAAKEQILLSVLNLATECTIESRDGNGADMGWIFSALDPNP; from the exons ATGCTTTTGCTAGTGATTATTCTGCCATTGAGTACTGCTCTAATTGTTGTAGTCACTCTTACTCTCAAGTGGAAACTGATTGAATGTTGGAAAAGTAGAACAGGACCGTCCAATGATGGTATCAATTCACCACAAGCAATAAGAAGGTTTTCATACCATGAACTTTTGCGAGCAACCGATAGATTTAGTGAAAACAACCTAATTGGCATAGGAAGTTTTGGCTCTATTTATGTAGCAAGACTTCAGGATGGGATGGAGGTTGCGGTAAAAGTTTTTCACCAACAATATGAAAGAGCATTGAAGAGTTTTGAGGATGAATGTGAAGTGATGAAAAGAATTCGTCATCGAAACCTTGTCAAAATCATCAGTAGTTGTTCGAATGATGATTTCAAagcattaattatgaaatacaTGCCTAATGGGAGCTTGGAGAATTGCTTGTATTCTGGCACTTGCATGTTGGATATTTTTCAGAGGTTAAATATAATGATAGATGTTGCATTAGCATTGGAATATCTCCATTTCGGTCATTCGACTCCTATAATTCATTGTGACTTGAAGCCTAGTAACGTATTGTTGGATGAAGATATGGTTGCTCATATAAGTGATTTTGGCATTGCAAAGCTCTTAAGTGGTGAAGATCAATTATCGATACAAATCCAAACCCTTGCTACAATAGGCTATATGGCACCAG AGTATGGCACAAAAGGAAGAGTATGTACAAGAGGTGATGTTTACAGCTACGGGATCATGTTAATGGAAAtgtttaccaaaaaaaaactgacagatgaaatttttattggaGAATTGAGCTTAAACCGGTGGATTAATGACTTGTTACCAGTTTCAGTCATGGAAGTTATTGATACAAATTTGCTACGTGGAGAAGAAAGATTTTTTGCTGCAAAGGAACAAATTTTGTTATCTGTCTTGAATTTGGCTACAGAATGTACAATAGaatctagggatggcaatggggcaGATATGGGTTGGATCTTCTCTGCTCTAGATCCaaatccataa
- the LOC102609709 gene encoding potassium channel SKOR-like isoform X2, with product MGDSDKEGEYEVDDLREGFKSSRGSRLNLIANQFGFGFGFRRNFSSQSLITGIRHFSKGSVIHPDNRGLPENLSILDIAGQIAFLVDIIMQFFLAYRDSQTYCLVYKLTRIALRYLKSSFIIDLLSCLPWDVIYKACGRKEEVRYLLWIRLYRVRKVIEFFQTLEKDIRINYLFTRIIKLIAVEIYCTHTAACIFYYLATTLPPEKEGYTWIGSLKLGDYNYSNFRDIDIWTRYTTSMYFAIVTMATVGYGDIHAVNLREMIFIMIYVSFDMVLGAYLIGNMTALIVKGSKTEKFRDKMTDLIKYMNRNKLGRDIRDQIKGHVRLQYESSYTEASVLQDIPVSIRAKISQTLYMPYIEKVSLFKGCSSEFINQIVIRVHEEFFLPGEVIMEQGNVVDQLYFVCHGVLEEVGVGEDGSEETVSQLQPNSSFGEVSILCNIPQPYTVRICELSRLLRIDKQSFTNILEIYFCDGRKVLTNLLEGKESNLRLKQLKSDITFHIGKHEAELALRVNSAAYHGDLYQLKGLIRAGADPNKTDYDGRSPLHLATSRGYEDITLFLIKKGVDINIKDKFGNTPLLEAIKCGHDGVTSLLVKEGASLNVDDAGSFLCTAVARGDSDFLKRVLSNGVDPSSRNYDHRTPLHVAASEGLYLMAKLLLEAGASVFTKDRWGNTPLDEGRMCGNKNLIKLLEDAECTQLSEFHYCSQGMIDKMHPRKCTVFPFHPWDEKVHRRHGIVLWVPHNIEELIKLAVDKLDFPDGHSILSEDGGKILDVDMINDGQKLYLISETQ from the exons ATGGGAGATTCTGATAAAGAAGGAGAGTATGAAGTGGATGATTTGAGAGAAGGATTCAAATCATCGAGAGGGAGcagattgaatttgattgcAAATCagtttggatttggatttggatttcGAAGAAACTTCAGCAGTCAATCTTTAATCACTGGTATCAGACATTTCTCCAAAGGCTCAGTCATTCATCCTGATAACAG GGGACTACCAGAGAACCTCTCTATATTGGACATTGCAGGACAAATTGCTTTCCTAGTTGAcatcatcatgcaattttTTCTTGCTTATAGAGATAGCCAGACCTATTGTTTGGTCTACAAGCTCACCCGTATTGCTCTTAg GTACTTGAAATCTAGTTTTATCATTGATTTACTCAGTTGTTTGCCCTGGGATGTTATCTACAAg gCTTGtggaagaaaagaagaagttaGGTACCTTTTATGGATTAGGTTATATCGGGTACGAAAGGTGATTGAATTTTTCCAAACGCTCGAGAAGGATATACGAATCAATTATCTGTTTACCAGGATTATTAAGCTTATTGCTGTTGAAATCTACTGCACACATACTGCTGCCTgcatattttactatttagcTACCACTCTGCCTCCTGAAAAAGAGGGGTACACATGGATTGGAAGTTTGAAGTTGGGTGATTACAactattcaaattttagagaCATCGACATCTGGACACGATACACAACATCTATGTATTTTGCCATTGTAACCATGGCCACTGTTG GTTATGGAGATATACATGCTGTTAATCTAAGGGAGATGATATTCATAATGATTTATGTCTCCTTTGACATGGTTCTTGGGGCTTACTTGATTGGTAACATGACTGCATTGATTGTGAAAGGATCAAAGACCGAAAAATTTAGGGACAAAATGACAGATCTCATTAAATATATGAACCGAAATAAACTTGGGAGGGACATTCGTGATCAGATCAAAGGCCATGTGCGGTTACAGTATGAGAGTAGCTACACTGAGGCTTCTGTTCTCCAGGATATCCCTGTCTCCATTCGTGCTAAG atTTCCCAAACATTGTACATGCCGTATATTGAAAAGGTTTCTCTTTTTAAGGGATGCTCTTCAGagtttattaatcaaatt GTTATTAGAGTCCATGAGGAATTTTTTCTCCCAGGAGAAGTGATAATGGAACAGGGGAACGTGGTAGATCAACTTTACTTTGTCTGTCATGGGGTGCTG GAGGAGGTTGGTGTGGGGGAAGATGGATCAGAAGAAACTGTTTCACAACTACAACCTAACAGCTCATTTGGAGAAGTCTCTATTCTTTGCAACATTCCTCAACCTTATACAGTTCGTATCTGTGAACTGTCTAGGCTTCTACGGATTGATAAACAGTCTTTTACAAATATTCTTGAGATATATTTCTGTGATGGTAGGAAAGTTTTGACCAACCTTTTAGAG GGCAAAGAATCCAATCTTCGACTTAAGCAGCTGAAGTCAGACATCACATTTCACATTGGTAAGCATGAAGCAGAGCTTGCATTGAGGGTTAATAGTGCAGCTTACCATGGAGATTTGTATCAGCTGAAAGGTTTAATCCGTGCTGGAGCTGATCCGAACAAGACAGATTATGATGGAAGATCCCCCTTG CATCTGGCAACATCAAGAGGGTATGAAGATATTACACTTTTCCTTATTAAAAAAGGAGTAGACATTAACATTAAAG ATAAATTTGGGAACACACCCCTGCTAGAAGCCATTAAATGCGGTCATGACGGAGTTACTTCTTTACTTGTTAAAGAAGGGGCCTCCTTGAATGTAGATGACGCTGGTAGTTTTCTATGTACTGCTGTTGCTAGGGGGGATTCAGATTTCCTTAAAAGAGTTTTGTCTAATGGCGTTGATCCAAGTTCCAGAAATTATGACCACCGGACCCCACTTCACGTAGCTGCTTCAGAGGGATTATATTTGATGGCAAAGTTGCTGTTAGAGGCTGGTGCTAGTGTCTTTACAAAGGACAG ATGGGGAAACACTCCTCTTGATGAGGGCAGAATGTGtggaaacaaaaatttgatcaaGCTACTTGAAGATGCAGAATGCACTCAGTTGTCAGAATTCCATTATTGCTCTCAAGGCATGATAG ATAAAATGCACCCAAGGAAATGCACTGTGTTCCCTTTCCACCCTTGGGATGAGAAAGTGCATAGAAGACATGGAATTGTGTTGTGGGTCCCACATAACATTGAAGAGCTTATCAAACTTGCAGTAGATAAGTTAGATTTTCCAGATGGTCATTCGATATTATCGGAAGATGGAGGTAAAATTCTTGATGTAGACATGATTAATGATGGTCAAAAGCTGTACTTAATCAGTGAAACACAATAG
- the LOC102609709 gene encoding potassium channel SKOR-like isoform X1, which produces MGDSDKEGEYEVDDLREGFKSSRGSRLNLIANQFGFGFGFRRNFSSQSLITGIRHFSKGSVIHPDNRWYRTWTKFILIWALYSSFFTPMEFAFFRGLPENLSILDIAGQIAFLVDIIMQFFLAYRDSQTYCLVYKLTRIALRYLKSSFIIDLLSCLPWDVIYKACGRKEEVRYLLWIRLYRVRKVIEFFQTLEKDIRINYLFTRIIKLIAVEIYCTHTAACIFYYLATTLPPEKEGYTWIGSLKLGDYNYSNFRDIDIWTRYTTSMYFAIVTMATVGYGDIHAVNLREMIFIMIYVSFDMVLGAYLIGNMTALIVKGSKTEKFRDKMTDLIKYMNRNKLGRDIRDQIKGHVRLQYESSYTEASVLQDIPVSIRAKISQTLYMPYIEKVSLFKGCSSEFINQIVIRVHEEFFLPGEVIMEQGNVVDQLYFVCHGVLEEVGVGEDGSEETVSQLQPNSSFGEVSILCNIPQPYTVRICELSRLLRIDKQSFTNILEIYFCDGRKVLTNLLEGKESNLRLKQLKSDITFHIGKHEAELALRVNSAAYHGDLYQLKGLIRAGADPNKTDYDGRSPLHLATSRGYEDITLFLIKKGVDINIKDKFGNTPLLEAIKCGHDGVTSLLVKEGASLNVDDAGSFLCTAVARGDSDFLKRVLSNGVDPSSRNYDHRTPLHVAASEGLYLMAKLLLEAGASVFTKDRWGNTPLDEGRMCGNKNLIKLLEDAECTQLSEFHYCSQGMIDKMHPRKCTVFPFHPWDEKVHRRHGIVLWVPHNIEELIKLAVDKLDFPDGHSILSEDGGKILDVDMINDGQKLYLISETQ; this is translated from the exons ATGGGAGATTCTGATAAAGAAGGAGAGTATGAAGTGGATGATTTGAGAGAAGGATTCAAATCATCGAGAGGGAGcagattgaatttgattgcAAATCagtttggatttggatttggatttcGAAGAAACTTCAGCAGTCAATCTTTAATCACTGGTATCAGACATTTCTCCAAAGGCTCAGTCATTCATCCTGATAACAG GTGGTATCGGACATGGACAAAATTCATACTGATATGGGCATTATATTCATCATTCTTCACACCAATGGAGTTTGCATTCTTCAGGGGACTACCAGAGAACCTCTCTATATTGGACATTGCAGGACAAATTGCTTTCCTAGTTGAcatcatcatgcaattttTTCTTGCTTATAGAGATAGCCAGACCTATTGTTTGGTCTACAAGCTCACCCGTATTGCTCTTAg GTACTTGAAATCTAGTTTTATCATTGATTTACTCAGTTGTTTGCCCTGGGATGTTATCTACAAg gCTTGtggaagaaaagaagaagttaGGTACCTTTTATGGATTAGGTTATATCGGGTACGAAAGGTGATTGAATTTTTCCAAACGCTCGAGAAGGATATACGAATCAATTATCTGTTTACCAGGATTATTAAGCTTATTGCTGTTGAAATCTACTGCACACATACTGCTGCCTgcatattttactatttagcTACCACTCTGCCTCCTGAAAAAGAGGGGTACACATGGATTGGAAGTTTGAAGTTGGGTGATTACAactattcaaattttagagaCATCGACATCTGGACACGATACACAACATCTATGTATTTTGCCATTGTAACCATGGCCACTGTTG GTTATGGAGATATACATGCTGTTAATCTAAGGGAGATGATATTCATAATGATTTATGTCTCCTTTGACATGGTTCTTGGGGCTTACTTGATTGGTAACATGACTGCATTGATTGTGAAAGGATCAAAGACCGAAAAATTTAGGGACAAAATGACAGATCTCATTAAATATATGAACCGAAATAAACTTGGGAGGGACATTCGTGATCAGATCAAAGGCCATGTGCGGTTACAGTATGAGAGTAGCTACACTGAGGCTTCTGTTCTCCAGGATATCCCTGTCTCCATTCGTGCTAAG atTTCCCAAACATTGTACATGCCGTATATTGAAAAGGTTTCTCTTTTTAAGGGATGCTCTTCAGagtttattaatcaaatt GTTATTAGAGTCCATGAGGAATTTTTTCTCCCAGGAGAAGTGATAATGGAACAGGGGAACGTGGTAGATCAACTTTACTTTGTCTGTCATGGGGTGCTG GAGGAGGTTGGTGTGGGGGAAGATGGATCAGAAGAAACTGTTTCACAACTACAACCTAACAGCTCATTTGGAGAAGTCTCTATTCTTTGCAACATTCCTCAACCTTATACAGTTCGTATCTGTGAACTGTCTAGGCTTCTACGGATTGATAAACAGTCTTTTACAAATATTCTTGAGATATATTTCTGTGATGGTAGGAAAGTTTTGACCAACCTTTTAGAG GGCAAAGAATCCAATCTTCGACTTAAGCAGCTGAAGTCAGACATCACATTTCACATTGGTAAGCATGAAGCAGAGCTTGCATTGAGGGTTAATAGTGCAGCTTACCATGGAGATTTGTATCAGCTGAAAGGTTTAATCCGTGCTGGAGCTGATCCGAACAAGACAGATTATGATGGAAGATCCCCCTTG CATCTGGCAACATCAAGAGGGTATGAAGATATTACACTTTTCCTTATTAAAAAAGGAGTAGACATTAACATTAAAG ATAAATTTGGGAACACACCCCTGCTAGAAGCCATTAAATGCGGTCATGACGGAGTTACTTCTTTACTTGTTAAAGAAGGGGCCTCCTTGAATGTAGATGACGCTGGTAGTTTTCTATGTACTGCTGTTGCTAGGGGGGATTCAGATTTCCTTAAAAGAGTTTTGTCTAATGGCGTTGATCCAAGTTCCAGAAATTATGACCACCGGACCCCACTTCACGTAGCTGCTTCAGAGGGATTATATTTGATGGCAAAGTTGCTGTTAGAGGCTGGTGCTAGTGTCTTTACAAAGGACAG ATGGGGAAACACTCCTCTTGATGAGGGCAGAATGTGtggaaacaaaaatttgatcaaGCTACTTGAAGATGCAGAATGCACTCAGTTGTCAGAATTCCATTATTGCTCTCAAGGCATGATAG ATAAAATGCACCCAAGGAAATGCACTGTGTTCCCTTTCCACCCTTGGGATGAGAAAGTGCATAGAAGACATGGAATTGTGTTGTGGGTCCCACATAACATTGAAGAGCTTATCAAACTTGCAGTAGATAAGTTAGATTTTCCAGATGGTCATTCGATATTATCGGAAGATGGAGGTAAAATTCTTGATGTAGACATGATTAATGATGGTCAAAAGCTGTACTTAATCAGTGAAACACAATAG